Proteins found in one Lutimonas zeaxanthinifaciens genomic segment:
- a CDS encoding N-formylglutamate amidohydrolase — MEKLSLTQIIDKIEAGQLFEAVIDDYSFTLKIEDYAPYVCAAVHDGHKLRKELWDNCLHSSYERWYEDDPATKEMVENHPIVIAGLDSRFEYDLNRAPENAIYEDAWGKPLWKTPLSEEMKSKSLAKHKAFYDVSRALIKKLESMHRICIVYDMHSYNWKRWPREIPTWNLGTQNIDNQRFGNSVESWRQSLSEIRLPNGLSSTASINDTFYGNGYFLKFITSNFKNTLVLATEVAKIYCDEYEQIVFPEVVKTIAKELEVRIPKHAASFLEDHR; from the coding sequence ATGGAAAAATTAAGCCTAACCCAGATAATAGATAAAATTGAGGCGGGTCAATTGTTTGAAGCCGTAATCGATGACTATTCTTTTACTCTAAAAATAGAAGATTACGCCCCCTATGTATGTGCTGCTGTACATGATGGGCATAAATTGAGAAAAGAACTTTGGGATAATTGCCTTCATTCTTCTTATGAAAGATGGTATGAAGATGATCCGGCGACAAAAGAAATGGTTGAAAACCATCCCATTGTTATCGCAGGATTGGACTCCAGGTTTGAATATGATCTGAATCGGGCACCGGAAAATGCTATTTATGAAGATGCCTGGGGAAAACCGCTTTGGAAAACCCCGCTTTCAGAAGAAATGAAGTCGAAAAGTTTGGCAAAACACAAGGCTTTTTACGATGTTTCCAGGGCATTGATCAAAAAGCTGGAATCCATGCATAGGATTTGCATTGTATATGATATGCACAGTTATAACTGGAAGCGATGGCCAAGAGAAATTCCAACCTGGAATCTTGGAACCCAAAACATAGACAACCAAAGATTTGGGAATAGCGTGGAGTCCTGGAGACAAAGCTTGTCAGAAATACGATTACCTAACGGACTTTCATCAACTGCGTCAATTAACGATACTTTTTACGGTAACGGATATTTTTTAAAATTCATTACTTCAAACTTTAAAAATACCTTAGTTTTGGCAACCGAAGTTGCCAAGATCTATTGCGACGAATACGAACAGATTGTTTTTCCGGAAGTAGTTAAAACTATCGCTAAAGAACTTGAAGTTCGGATTCCTAAGCACGCAGCTTCATTTTTGGAAGACCACAGATAA
- the gshB gene encoding glutathione synthase, translating into MNVCFLMYPWEEIVPEHDSSLALIKECVKRGHGVAICSPSNLTIRDSVTNAFCTVIGRMEKIPSSAKSFYAKAKLRVEMLPLAGFDVIFFRANPPLDSIMLNFLDSVKDDVFIMNSLEGMREANNKLYTAAFGDAHSNIIPNTHVSKNKQYLIDRIKESKSDKMILKPLNGFGGSGVILIEKSAMNNINSLLDFYIHSGGSSNYVILQDYIEGADQGDVRILMLNGNPVGAMKRVPGQGDHRSNVSAGGSVQKHSMTKVEKALCKQIGPKLVKDGLYFVGIDVIGGKLVEVNVMSPGGITYINKVYKTKTKVEEKVVDFLESKVLDKLQAFDRRSRLRKTVQDA; encoded by the coding sequence ATGAATGTTTGTTTTTTAATGTATCCTTGGGAAGAAATAGTGCCTGAGCATGATTCTTCACTGGCTTTGATCAAGGAATGTGTGAAAAGGGGTCATGGTGTGGCAATTTGCAGTCCTTCTAACTTAACAATTCGGGATAGTGTTACCAATGCTTTCTGCACGGTTATTGGAAGAATGGAAAAGATTCCCAGTAGTGCGAAATCTTTTTATGCGAAGGCCAAGTTGCGTGTTGAGATGCTTCCGCTGGCGGGTTTTGATGTCATATTTTTCAGGGCCAACCCTCCGTTGGACTCTATTATGCTGAATTTTCTGGATTCAGTAAAAGATGATGTTTTTATTATGAATTCACTTGAAGGAATGCGAGAGGCAAATAATAAATTATATACGGCGGCCTTTGGTGATGCGCACAGTAATATCATTCCAAATACACATGTATCGAAGAACAAACAATATCTTATCGATCGGATTAAAGAGTCAAAATCGGATAAGATGATACTGAAGCCTTTGAATGGGTTTGGAGGATCTGGAGTCATATTGATTGAGAAATCAGCAATGAACAATATTAACTCTCTGCTCGATTTCTACATCCACAGTGGAGGCTCTTCAAATTATGTGATACTTCAGGATTATATCGAAGGCGCTGATCAGGGCGATGTGAGAATTTTGATGCTGAATGGAAATCCGGTAGGAGCTATGAAGCGTGTACCGGGTCAGGGTGATCACAGGTCCAATGTTTCAGCCGGAGGTTCCGTTCAAAAACATTCGATGACAAAGGTTGAAAAGGCCTTGTGTAAGCAGATAGGCCCAAAACTGGTTAAAGACGGGTTATATTTTGTAGGAATTGATGTGATCGGAGGAAAGCTGGTCGAGGTCAATGTGATGTCGCCAGGCGGAATTACCTACATCAATAAGGTTTACAAGACAAAGACAAAGGTGGAGGAAAAAGTTGTTGATTTTCTTGAAAGTAAGGTCCTGGATAAATTGCAGGCATTTGACAGACGTTCAAGACTGAGGAAAACAGTACAGGATGCTTAA
- a CDS encoding DUF1295 domain-containing protein → MNIVRTALLLIITLVIVPVFSYFFGTALNDVSVEALKMVSKILFVAIIYSFVVGELTGNNSQVDKLWSLLPIVYVWVITYYGGFSPRLILMSVLVSFWGLRLTYNFSRHGAFTIRFWEGHEDYRWAILRKKPEFQPKWKWTLFNLFFICGYQLTLILLFTLPALMALQFNETPINFWDVIIAIAMLFFIIYEMVADNQHWKFQSEKWKRINNNEPLENEYKKGFLDKGLWAYSRHPNYFAEQAIWVSFYLFSIVASGQWLNWSIAGSLLLIVLFQGSSNFSEEISAEKYPLYKEYQQRVPRFLGLVKQKK, encoded by the coding sequence ATGAATATTGTCAGAACCGCACTGCTCCTTATCATTACATTGGTAATTGTACCTGTCTTTTCTTACTTTTTCGGAACAGCTTTAAACGATGTTTCCGTAGAGGCTCTTAAAATGGTTTCCAAAATCCTTTTTGTTGCTATTATTTACAGTTTCGTTGTTGGTGAACTTACAGGCAACAACAGTCAGGTTGATAAACTTTGGAGTTTGCTCCCTATTGTTTATGTTTGGGTTATTACCTATTATGGAGGGTTCTCACCAAGACTCATCCTGATGTCAGTTCTTGTATCCTTCTGGGGGCTAAGGCTTACCTATAATTTTTCCCGACACGGGGCCTTTACTATTCGATTCTGGGAAGGCCATGAGGATTATCGCTGGGCCATACTCAGAAAAAAACCTGAATTTCAGCCGAAGTGGAAATGGACTCTCTTTAATTTGTTCTTTATTTGTGGCTATCAGTTAACCTTGATTTTGTTGTTTACCTTGCCTGCCCTGATGGCCCTGCAATTCAATGAGACTCCAATAAATTTTTGGGATGTGATTATCGCAATAGCCATGTTGTTTTTTATTATTTATGAAATGGTGGCAGATAATCAGCACTGGAAATTTCAAAGTGAGAAATGGAAAAGGATCAATAATAATGAACCTCTTGAAAATGAATACAAAAAAGGATTTTTAGACAAAGGTCTCTGGGCGTATTCACGACACCCAAATTATTTTGCGGAACAGGCTATATGGGTCAGCTTCTATCTGTTCAGCATTGTTGCGTCGGGTCAATGGCTTAACTGGTCCATCGCAGGGTCCTTGCTTTTGATTGTATTATTTCAGGGAAGCTCAAATTTTAGTGAAGAGATAAGCGCAGAGAAATATCCGCTGTACAAAGAATATCAACAAAGAGTCCCAAGGTTCTTAGGATTGGTAAAACAGAAGAAATAA
- a CDS encoding aldo/keto reductase → MKYNRCGQSGLLLPIVSLGLWHNFAGVDVYENSKEMVLRAFDHGITHFDLANNYGPPPGSAEETFGKILREDLSSYRDQMVITSKAGYLMWPGPYGEWGSRKYLISSCDQSLKRMGLEYVDIFYSHRPDPDTPLEETMMALDQIVRSGKALYAGISNYNPEQSQKAIDILKSLGTPCLVHQPSYSMFNRWVEDGLLNVLEKNGVGSVVFSPLFQGLLTDKYLKGIPENSRAAKSHGFLQTDQITSEKIAKVKALDEIAKERGQKMSQLALSWVLRDKRVTSVIIGASKVSQIDDAVGIVDHLDFKEDHLERIEKILRE, encoded by the coding sequence ATGAAGTACAACCGCTGCGGTCAAAGCGGATTGCTTCTTCCTATAGTTTCATTGGGATTATGGCATAATTTTGCCGGAGTAGACGTTTATGAAAATTCGAAAGAAATGGTTCTTCGTGCCTTTGATCATGGAATAACTCATTTTGATCTGGCCAACAATTACGGCCCGCCTCCCGGATCTGCTGAAGAAACTTTTGGTAAAATTCTGCGCGAGGACTTGTCTTCGTACAGGGATCAAATGGTCATTACTTCTAAAGCAGGTTATCTGATGTGGCCCGGTCCATATGGGGAATGGGGGTCCAGAAAGTATTTGATTTCAAGTTGTGATCAAAGTTTAAAGCGAATGGGGCTTGAATATGTCGATATTTTTTACAGTCACAGGCCTGATCCTGATACTCCTCTTGAAGAAACCATGATGGCCCTGGATCAAATCGTCCGATCCGGTAAGGCACTCTATGCGGGAATTTCCAATTATAACCCTGAGCAGTCACAGAAAGCCATTGATATTTTGAAATCTTTGGGAACTCCTTGTCTTGTTCATCAACCATCCTACAGTATGTTTAACAGATGGGTCGAAGACGGGTTACTCAATGTGCTGGAGAAAAATGGCGTTGGATCTGTGGTTTTCAGTCCCTTGTTCCAGGGTCTGCTTACAGACAAATACCTTAAAGGAATTCCTGAGAATTCACGGGCGGCAAAATCTCATGGATTTTTGCAAACCGACCAGATTACTTCGGAGAAAATAGCGAAGGTAAAAGCCCTTGATGAAATAGCTAAAGAACGAGGTCAAAAAATGTCTCAGTTAGCGCTTTCCTGGGTTTTAAGAGATAAAAGAGTTACCAGCGTCATAATTGGTGCCAGTAAAGTTTCTCAGATTGATGATGCCGTTGGTATTGTTGATCATTTGGACTTTAAGGAAGATCACCTCGAACGAATTGAGAAAATCCTTAGGGAATAA
- a CDS encoding DUF7486 family protein — translation MLILNKMDVKLIAALVIAGFVFLSFGLNSISNHKDKVQHEKSDVVGGELIWHVKAIHPEGDFLDIKAFDQDGNKYDVKAIQDADQTTLMDIKVMMNGQKIPVKILKSDGRFMPVKGITKDGVILDIKAINAKGEKMDVKGIGHSGNIIHIKAITKNKEFFGVKAISPEGLLNDVKGVKVNADPIEGSVYGVLIHAHVKAISQTGCASDSFIWHIKGIHPEGKTLDIKAIDPEGNVFDVKAIKNSSQRSLLDIKAFIGDNLQLPVKIIKGSDARPGIFAIANDGSLYEIKAMDLDGSLLNVVAGERSGNLIHIKVAQKDGKLYGVKAISPEGELNDVKGVKMLREDVEMEINGAKVYAHVKALPQ, via the coding sequence ATGCTTATTCTCAATAAAATGGATGTAAAGCTTATCGCAGCTTTAGTCATCGCCGGCTTTGTATTTTTAAGTTTTGGACTTAATTCAATTTCAAACCACAAGGATAAGGTTCAACATGAAAAGAGTGATGTGGTTGGAGGGGAGCTCATATGGCATGTTAAAGCCATTCATCCGGAAGGGGATTTTCTGGACATCAAGGCTTTTGATCAGGATGGAAATAAGTACGATGTAAAAGCGATTCAGGACGCTGATCAAACCACATTGATGGATATTAAGGTAATGATGAATGGACAAAAGATCCCCGTTAAGATTCTTAAAAGTGACGGGCGCTTTATGCCTGTAAAAGGGATAACTAAAGATGGGGTGATCCTTGACATAAAGGCGATCAATGCCAAAGGTGAAAAAATGGATGTTAAAGGTATAGGACATTCTGGGAATATTATTCACATCAAGGCAATTACTAAAAACAAAGAATTCTTTGGAGTCAAAGCCATTTCTCCTGAAGGCTTGCTCAATGACGTAAAAGGAGTAAAGGTTAATGCGGATCCTATTGAAGGTAGTGTTTACGGGGTTTTAATTCACGCCCATGTAAAAGCGATCTCTCAAACGGGCTGTGCCTCTGATAGTTTTATCTGGCACATCAAGGGAATTCATCCTGAAGGAAAGACACTCGATATTAAAGCCATCGATCCCGAGGGAAATGTATTTGATGTAAAGGCCATAAAAAATTCCAGTCAGAGAAGTTTACTTGATATCAAGGCTTTTATAGGGGATAACCTCCAGCTTCCTGTAAAGATTATTAAAGGTTCTGATGCCAGACCCGGAATTTTTGCCATTGCCAATGACGGTTCACTATATGAAATAAAAGCTATGGACCTGGATGGCAGTTTACTTAATGTAGTAGCCGGAGAAAGATCCGGAAATCTAATTCATATTAAAGTGGCGCAAAAGGATGGTAAATTGTATGGGGTAAAAGCGATTTCACCCGAAGGAGAATTAAATGATGTCAAAGGTGTAAAAATGCTCAGGGAGGATGTCGAGATGGAAATTAATGGCGCCAAGGTTTATGCTCACGTTAAGGCTTTGCCTCAATAA
- a CDS encoding PorP/SprF family type IX secretion system membrane protein yields the protein MKNLLALTLILFALNLSAQETFPIYSDYLSDNVYLVHPAAAGIGNCGKIRFTYRQQWMGVEDAPSLQTLSFHTRITDKMAVGGIVFNDENGYHSQQGFLATYAYHINFGHEAALNQLSFGLSFMFSQNSVNQNDFIIPDPILAPGVESSSYYNADFGLGYHFLDAFGYFTVKNLLMTPRDLANNRFESDNLRRYLLTLGYYLGRGYKFQLEPSIMFQFIEYTGETFADLNLKVYRNVGDKTQLWAALSYRQNFDSNIESFKMITPIIGLNYKRFMFSYTYSSQIGDIVLENSGHHQLTLGFNVFCKKPRATGCPNLNSLY from the coding sequence ATGAAAAACCTTTTGGCATTAACCCTAATACTTTTTGCACTTAATTTAAGTGCACAGGAGACATTTCCTATCTACTCTGATTATCTGTCGGATAATGTTTATCTGGTCCATCCTGCTGCTGCCGGAATAGGAAACTGTGGAAAGATTCGATTCACCTACCGGCAACAATGGATGGGGGTTGAAGATGCACCATCCTTGCAGACATTGAGTTTTCACACAAGAATTACTGATAAAATGGCTGTAGGAGGAATCGTTTTTAATGATGAGAACGGTTACCATTCACAGCAAGGTTTTTTGGCAACATATGCCTATCACATAAATTTTGGCCATGAGGCTGCGCTGAATCAATTATCATTTGGATTATCGTTTATGTTTAGCCAGAATTCGGTAAATCAGAATGATTTTATAATCCCGGATCCCATCTTAGCGCCAGGTGTCGAATCTTCGAGTTACTATAATGCAGATTTTGGATTGGGTTATCACTTTCTTGATGCTTTTGGTTATTTTACGGTTAAGAATCTTTTAATGACCCCACGTGACCTGGCCAATAACAGATTTGAGTCAGATAATTTAAGAAGATATTTGCTTACCCTGGGGTATTATTTAGGAAGGGGCTACAAGTTTCAACTTGAACCATCTATCATGTTCCAGTTCATTGAATATACAGGAGAAACTTTTGCAGATCTTAATTTAAAGGTTTATCGTAACGTAGGAGATAAAACCCAGTTATGGGCGGCATTATCCTATCGTCAGAATTTCGATTCCAATATCGAAAGTTTTAAGATGATAACACCAATTATTGGTTTAAATTACAAGCGATTTATGTTTTCATACACCTATTCCTCACAAATAGGAGACATCGTACTTGAAAATAGCGGGCATCATCAACTAACATTGGGCTTTAATGTGTTCTGTAAAAAGCCCAGAGCTACAGGTTGTCCAAACCTAAATTCTCTTTATTGA
- a CDS encoding T9SS type B sorting domain-containing protein — protein sequence MLRIISFYLFLCGSISFAQIGVDPPEISATGDQYYCPGDKLPVVTDFDLSTEEGAITEFFIQVSSGYQFGSDFLELTGSHDNITWSFNQNTAKLTLSSIDNNPLDLEVIIEAVKSVVFYSTNENIQGERFFSFTLGDANFLPSTGHYYEYVPDIGITWTLARAAAEARTYYGIPGYLATITSAEEAQLSGEQADGAGWIGGSDEELEGTWKWVTGPEAGTVFWIGDMNGSAPNGEFAFWNNGEPNNLGDEDYAHITAPNVGITGSWNDLSVTGEPSGDYQPKGYIVEYGYNDPDDAPIFSAFTRAYTNVIDSVFSGSNCGPGKVELRATVIEYEDQTDKTEVYWFDSEEGENPVFIGDTFEVDLSESKDFYVLASQNGCAKGARKVVSARIFEIPEINKEVTLKNCDQDEDPTDGFTDFNLEEANELIPLDNAEDQPLTFSYYLTEDEANQGINALDPFPFNSRTSSLVFGRAESEEGCFDIASVFLEVSATQPVEIVNLESCDTDDVNDGLVRFDLTEATNQILIQLPPQDLRVQYYRTLDDATLEQNEIIPQDDYVNEDPYFQTLFVRVESVNNGECISLGEFVELYVFPLPEFDLLSETVYCQNVGPFEISISNPDGDYSYEWRNDSDELISNEGVALIQSPGVYKVVGMSAEGCVSKERTLVVEESSIASITQDDIEVIDGGENNSIRIDPSNLGIGDYEYALDNQFGPYQDEPFFDGVLPGIHTVFVRDKNGCGIASIEVSVIGYPKFFTPNGDGYNDTWQVLGVSFQPMSDIYIFNKFGKLLAELDASGEGWDGIFNGKQLPSADYWYRVQLEDGRIHTGHFSLIRR from the coding sequence ATGTTGAGAATAATTTCTTTTTATCTTTTCCTTTGTGGAAGTATATCTTTCGCCCAAATCGGTGTTGATCCGCCCGAAATTTCGGCAACAGGAGATCAGTATTATTGTCCCGGTGATAAGTTACCTGTGGTTACGGATTTTGACCTGAGCACTGAGGAAGGAGCAATCACTGAATTTTTTATTCAGGTTTCATCGGGATATCAGTTTGGTTCTGATTTTTTGGAATTGACGGGTTCTCATGACAATATAACCTGGAGTTTCAATCAGAATACGGCAAAATTAACCCTTTCATCCATTGATAATAACCCTTTAGATCTCGAAGTCATTATCGAAGCCGTCAAGAGTGTCGTATTTTACAGTACGAATGAAAATATTCAAGGTGAACGATTTTTTTCTTTTACCCTTGGCGATGCCAATTTCTTACCATCGACGGGTCATTATTATGAATATGTTCCAGACATTGGAATCACATGGACTCTTGCCAGAGCAGCTGCCGAGGCCAGAACTTATTACGGAATTCCAGGTTATCTGGCGACAATTACTTCGGCAGAAGAAGCACAATTATCTGGAGAACAAGCTGACGGGGCCGGATGGATTGGAGGAAGTGATGAAGAACTGGAAGGAACATGGAAATGGGTAACAGGTCCTGAGGCGGGGACGGTATTCTGGATTGGAGATATGAATGGATCTGCGCCAAATGGAGAATTTGCATTTTGGAACAACGGAGAACCTAATAATCTGGGAGATGAAGATTATGCCCATATAACAGCTCCCAATGTTGGAATCACAGGTTCCTGGAATGACCTTTCAGTTACTGGTGAACCATCCGGAGATTATCAGCCTAAGGGATACATTGTAGAATACGGGTATAATGATCCGGATGATGCACCTATTTTTTCGGCCTTTACCCGTGCGTATACCAATGTTATTGACAGTGTGTTTTCAGGGAGTAATTGCGGTCCAGGCAAGGTTGAGCTCAGGGCAACAGTTATTGAATATGAAGATCAGACAGACAAAACAGAGGTATATTGGTTTGATTCTGAAGAAGGTGAAAATCCGGTTTTTATTGGAGATACTTTTGAAGTGGACCTTTCAGAAAGTAAGGATTTTTATGTGTTGGCCTCGCAGAATGGATGTGCTAAAGGTGCTCGAAAAGTGGTAAGTGCCCGGATTTTTGAAATTCCTGAAATCAATAAGGAAGTTACCTTAAAAAACTGTGATCAGGATGAAGACCCCACTGATGGTTTTACCGATTTCAACCTTGAAGAAGCCAATGAGCTTATCCCTTTGGACAATGCGGAGGACCAACCTTTAACTTTTTCGTATTACCTGACTGAAGACGAGGCAAATCAGGGAATCAATGCCTTGGATCCTTTTCCTTTCAACAGCAGGACTTCGAGCTTGGTTTTTGGCCGGGCTGAAAGTGAAGAAGGATGTTTTGATATTGCCTCTGTTTTTCTTGAGGTGTCGGCTACCCAGCCGGTTGAAATAGTCAATTTGGAATCCTGTGACACGGATGATGTCAATGACGGCCTGGTTCGTTTTGATCTCACTGAGGCCACAAATCAGATTTTGATTCAGCTGCCACCTCAGGATCTAAGGGTTCAGTATTATAGAACACTTGATGATGCGACGTTGGAACAAAATGAAATTATACCTCAGGATGATTATGTTAATGAAGATCCATATTTTCAAACACTTTTTGTAAGAGTGGAAAGTGTTAACAATGGCGAATGTATTAGTCTGGGCGAATTTGTCGAGCTCTATGTTTTTCCTTTACCAGAGTTTGACCTGCTGTCTGAAACGGTTTATTGTCAAAACGTAGGGCCCTTTGAGATTTCAATTAGCAATCCTGATGGAGATTATTCATATGAATGGAGAAATGATTCAGATGAGTTGATCAGTAATGAGGGAGTGGCTTTAATTCAGTCGCCAGGAGTTTATAAAGTTGTTGGAATGTCAGCAGAAGGCTGCGTTTCAAAAGAAAGGACCCTTGTAGTTGAGGAATCTTCAATCGCCTCAATAACTCAAGACGATATTGAAGTAATTGACGGGGGTGAAAACAATTCCATTCGCATAGACCCTTCAAATCTTGGAATAGGTGACTATGAATATGCCTTGGATAATCAATTCGGTCCTTATCAGGACGAACCCTTTTTTGATGGGGTCTTGCCAGGTATTCATACGGTTTTTGTGAGGGATAAAAATGGTTGCGGGATCGCGTCTATTGAAGTTTCGGTAATTGGTTACCCTAAGTTCTTTACTCCCAATGGAGACGGATATAATGATACCTGGCAGGTACTGGGAGTTTCCTTTCAACCGATGTCGGATATTTATATATTCAATAAATTCGGTAAATTGCTGGCCGAATTAGATGCCTCAGGTGAAGGATGGGATGGTATTTTCAACGGAAAGCAACTCCCATCGGCAGATTATTGGTACAGGGTTCAACTTGAAGACGGAAGGATTCATACGGGCCATTTTAGTTTAATTAGAAGATAG
- a CDS encoding SDR family NAD(P)-dependent oxidoreductase — translation MIQLDLSNKNILVTGASDGIGKEIARFLMEMNANVALHFFSNENSAKELAELYPSTNSRIFQADLESPKQAELLWNKVVEHYKTIDSVIFNAAVFLKHSTHEKNDEWFDIWNKTIRINLDSPGLISRMAVNHFKKVKGGRMVFIGSRAAFRGETEEYLAYAASKGGLTSLARSIARSFGKFNIKSFTIAPGFVKTKMAEQFINDYGEEKVLGELSLNRLTVPADISPLIGLICSGALDHATGSTIDLNAGSHIR, via the coding sequence ATGATTCAGCTAGACCTCAGTAACAAAAACATACTTGTGACCGGAGCTTCCGATGGAATTGGTAAAGAAATTGCCCGGTTCCTTATGGAAATGAACGCCAATGTTGCGCTGCATTTTTTTAGCAATGAGAATTCGGCAAAAGAATTGGCAGAATTATATCCTTCAACAAATTCAAGAATATTTCAGGCGGATCTTGAATCTCCCAAACAAGCTGAATTACTGTGGAACAAGGTTGTGGAACATTATAAAACAATTGATTCCGTAATATTTAATGCTGCAGTTTTTTTAAAGCATTCTACCCATGAAAAAAACGATGAATGGTTCGATATTTGGAATAAAACCATTCGTATTAATTTGGATTCACCAGGTTTGATTTCCAGGATGGCTGTTAATCATTTTAAAAAAGTCAAAGGTGGAAGGATGGTCTTTATTGGAAGCAGAGCTGCCTTTAGGGGAGAAACAGAAGAGTATTTGGCCTATGCCGCATCTAAAGGGGGCCTGACGTCTCTTGCAAGAAGTATTGCACGTTCCTTTGGCAAATTCAATATTAAGTCATTTACAATTGCTCCCGGTTTTGTAAAAACCAAAATGGCGGAACAATTTATTAATGATTATGGAGAGGAGAAGGTTTTAGGCGAATTGTCTTTAAATCGCTTAACTGTTCCCGCAGATATTAGTCCTTTGATTGGATTGATCTGCAGCGGAGCCTTGGATCACGCCACAGGATCCACGATTGACCTCAACGCCGGCAGCCATATTCGTTGA
- a CDS encoding CIA30 family protein: MQDHKNLFDFSEENASKGWFIINDGVMGGLSKGSFSIDDQSAVFRGNVSTENNGGFTMVANRFEAKSVDQFNKFRLKLKGDGKNYQFRVKSDSGQQYSYVAEFSTNGEWQEILIPFNSMEPRFRGRLLDRPNFEGIRLQEVAFLIGNKKMESFELIISKISIE, encoded by the coding sequence ATGCAAGATCATAAAAACCTGTTTGACTTTTCCGAGGAAAATGCATCAAAAGGATGGTTCATAATAAACGATGGGGTAATGGGGGGACTTTCAAAAGGTAGTTTTAGTATTGATGATCAAAGCGCTGTTTTCCGAGGGAATGTATCCACTGAGAACAACGGAGGCTTTACTATGGTAGCAAATCGGTTTGAAGCCAAAAGTGTGGATCAGTTCAATAAATTTCGGTTAAAGCTGAAAGGAGATGGTAAAAATTATCAATTCAGGGTTAAATCCGATTCTGGACAGCAATACTCTTATGTTGCAGAATTTTCAACAAATGGAGAATGGCAGGAAATATTAATACCATTTAACAGTATGGAACCCAGATTTAGAGGCAGGTTGTTGGATAGACCAAATTTTGAAGGTATCCGGCTTCAGGAAGTTGCATTTTTAATTGGAAATAAGAAAATGGAGTCCTTTGAATTGATAATTTCAAAAATTTCCATTGAGTGA
- a CDS encoding SRPBCC family protein produces the protein MIEFQKQGAVYSLQAKLQLPIDLDEAWNFFSDPSNLKEITPDYMGFHIISELDPLMYPGQIISYKVSPLLGINLNWVTEITHVERQKFFVDEQRVGPYKIWHHKHFFKKISNGVEMTDEVHYRLPLPLLANRFHSLLVKPKLKEIFDFRTTALISRFGKY, from the coding sequence ATGATAGAATTTCAAAAACAAGGAGCTGTATACAGTTTGCAAGCGAAGCTTCAACTGCCCATTGACCTGGATGAAGCTTGGAATTTTTTCTCTGATCCATCAAATTTAAAAGAGATAACCCCTGATTATATGGGTTTTCATATCATCTCTGAGCTCGACCCTTTAATGTATCCCGGTCAAATTATCAGTTATAAAGTTTCTCCTTTATTAGGTATAAATTTGAATTGGGTTACGGAAATAACTCATGTTGAGCGGCAGAAGTTTTTTGTGGACGAACAACGAGTGGGGCCTTATAAAATATGGCATCACAAGCATTTCTTCAAAAAAATCAGCAACGGAGTTGAAATGACTGATGAGGTACATTACAGGCTTCCTTTACCCTTGCTTGCCAACAGATTCCATTCTCTGCTTGTCAAACCAAAACTAAAGGAAATATTTGATTTCAGAACCACAGCACTGATTTCTAGATTTGGGAAATATTAA
- a CDS encoding glutathione peroxidase, with protein MKNNTDIPEYLYDIEIKTLQGSIFDWSLCKGKKILIVNTASECGFTKQYQGLQKIAEKYADVLTVVGVPCNQFGQQEPGNSDQIEKFCSLNFGVTFPLTEKVDVKGPNQHPLYTWLTEKKYNGVKSSSVKWNFQKYLIDEKGKLIDYYYSITKPMSSKIVKRIEVISN; from the coding sequence TTGAAAAATAATACAGATATTCCCGAGTATTTATATGATATTGAAATCAAAACCCTTCAAGGCAGTATTTTTGATTGGAGTTTATGCAAAGGAAAAAAAATTCTCATTGTAAATACTGCTTCTGAATGTGGTTTTACCAAACAATATCAAGGCCTTCAAAAAATTGCTGAAAAATATGCGGATGTTCTAACCGTGGTTGGAGTTCCGTGCAATCAGTTTGGTCAACAGGAACCTGGCAATTCTGATCAGATTGAGAAATTTTGCTCCCTAAATTTTGGAGTAACGTTCCCATTGACAGAAAAGGTTGACGTAAAAGGTCCCAATCAACATCCCCTGTATACATGGTTAACCGAAAAGAAATATAATGGAGTTAAAAGCTCTTCAGTAAAGTGGAACTTTCAGAAATACTTAATAGATGAAAAGGGTAAATTGATCGACTACTATTACTCGATCACCAAGCCCATGAGCAGCAAAATAGTAAAAAGAATAGAAGTAATTTCAAATTAA